AGCCGCCGGTTTCGCCCGCGTTTATCATGCTTATATAGAAATCAGGGAAAAATTTGGGGTAATCCTCCATAGCGCGCGAAAGACTGGCACCTGCCCGCAGACGTTCCTTAATTGACACAAGCATTGACCGGAGCTTTCCCCCCCGTCTTTCTGAAAGAGTATCCACAGCATCTACAATTGCTACCCCCGATGAGACTAACACTGCCAAATGTGCGGTTAATGTCTTTAAAGCTCCGGCATCACTCGTAACAGAAAACGTGAATCCTGTCTTGTTTTCATGTATAATCATCTCCGGATAAATGTCTTTTAACTTAAGAAGTTTTAGAGCTTCACTTACACTATCTGCCTCAAGTGTGCCGGAGTGCCGCCTGCCCTCTGAGTTATACCCCCTGTACTTAAATACCGGCATCGTCTTTTTGAGTCACTCTGAGCACCTCTTGTAAAGAGGTCTGTCCGGTTGCCGCCTTAATAAGGCCATCCTGTCGCAGTGTTTTCATTCCATGTTCTATCGCATAATTCTTAATTGCCGTGGAATCGGTGTTTGAATTTATAAGCGGTAGCACGCCCGGCTCTATAGCAAAAAGCTCAAATATCCCAATTCTTCCAAAGTAACCGGTATTATTACAGCGCGGGCATCCTTTTCCTCTGAAAAGCGTCTCTACCGGAAAACTAAAATAACTTCTCTCAAGCTCAGTGGGTTCATATTGCTCTTTACACTCAGAGCAGACAACTCTGATAAGCCTCTCGGCAACAACCCCACACAGCGACGACGCTATCAGAAACGGCTCCACCCCCATGTCAATAAGTCTGGTAACTGAGGAGACGGCATCGTTTGTGTGCAGGGTGCTAAGCACAAGATGTCCGGTCAGGGAGGCCTGAACCGCAATCTCTGCCGTATCGAAGTCACGAATCTCACCCACCATTATAACGTCCGGATCGTGTCTCAGCACAGAGCGAAGGCCACTTGCAAAGGTTAACCCGATACGCGTATTTACTCCTATCTGAGCTATCCCCCTTATCTGATACTCTACGGGGTCTTCAATCGTTATGATGTTTTTCTCTTCGGAGTAGATATGATTTAATGCGGCATAGAGGGTTGTGGTTTTTCCGCTTCCGGTGGGACCTGTAACAAGAAAAATCCCGTGAGGGCGACTTAGGAGAGTTTCCAGCTTGCCCTTTGTAACGTCATCAAATCCCAGAGCGCTAAGCCCCATAAGGCCCTGCTTTCTGTCCAGAATTCTCAGCACCGCACGCTCTCCAAACACCGATGGAATTATGGACACCCGAACGTCTATATCTTTTCCGCTGATAAGAAGCCGGATTCTGCCGTCTTGAGGAAGTCTCCTTTGGGCAATGTCCATGTTGGCCATTATTTTGACTCTGCTAATGAGAGCATCCTGGATTATTTTTGGAGGCGTCAGGATTTTTCTTAAAATCCCGTCAATACGCATCCGTACCTGCAGATCGTTTTCGTACGGCTCGATGTGAATATCCGAGGCGTTTTC
The Nitrospirota bacterium genome window above contains:
- the gspE gene encoding type II secretion system ATPase GspE, producing the protein MITPDTTEETAFDLSLIKHIPLTFAKTNMVLPVRRDASVLEGYVSDMQGAFALSEIAASLALKPKPILIDREKLLALINRIYAMAGSAAEVMDNMSEGDFDTVATEFESPKDIMELTGDAPIIRLLNALLQQAVKENASDIHIEPYENDLQVRMRIDGILRKILTPPKIIQDALISRVKIMANMDIAQRRLPQDGRIRLLISGKDIDVRVSIIPSVFGERAVLRILDRKQGLMGLSALGFDDVTKGKLETLLSRPHGIFLVTGPTGSGKTTTLYAALNHIYSEEKNIITIEDPVEYQIRGIAQIGVNTRIGLTFASGLRSVLRHDPDVIMVGEIRDFDTAEIAVQASLTGHLVLSTLHTNDAVSSVTRLIDMGVEPFLIASSLCGVVAERLIRVVCSECKEQYEPTELERSYFSFPVETLFRGKGCPRCNNTGYFGRIGIFELFAIEPGVLPLINSNTDSTAIKNYAIEHGMKTLRQDGLIKAATGQTSLQEVLRVTQKDDAGI